The genomic segment CTACACTTTTGGCCTCGACTTTTTTTGCCGTTTCAACTTTAGGCTTCTCAGACTCTCCGCAAACAAACTGATTCAAAACAAAAAAAATCACAGCGCCGCCCGCGATTGCAACTAATCTTTTTTCCTTTTTCTTCAAAGGAGCCATTAAATTCTTGCCGCCTATCGTTTAAATTTCAGAGTTGGATTTATCATAAAGAAAAAGCACACCATCAAATAAAATCTCAACTTGAGGATGGATGTTGTCGTTATAAACAATCGTTACTTCTCCCAATGACATATAAAACGGCAGCTTATCTAAGGAGCTTAAAAACTTACCAAAGCTTTTGTAATAACCCTGGAGTTTAAAATGCACAGTCAACCTCAAAAGACCTGCATTTGCTTCCTGCTCCTTTTCTTTTGAATTGATCAAAGAAGGATAATCTGGAATAATTTGTTGAAACTTTAACCCGAATTTACTACCGCTATTTTTTATTTTCTTAATTGCAGCTGGCAAATCATGTTTGAAAATGATCTTCTCCTGAGTTAATTTGATGTCATTTTTGATGCTCTCTACCTGTTTTCCCAGGGCAATGACCTCAGCATTTGTCACCCGTATGCTTTTCACTTTAAAAATGAGATCTTGAGTTTCTTTCTTAACGGTCTCCAATCTTGAGGTTTTCGGTTGATAAAGAAAGAAAAACCAGCCAAGACAGAGAGCAATGAGAAGTGCGCTTGCAATAAGCGCGGTTTTCAAGGTTTCAGTCATTACACTATATTTCAAATTCTATTGAAAATTCGAGTCCCCCGTCTTCTCTGATTTTTTGGGATTTTAAATCGATTGCATAAAAATAGTCAGACTTCTCCAAATCCAATAAAAATTTTGCGAGATTAACCCCTTCCATCGAATTGTTCTCAAAAGCGACTCCGGTGATGCGGAGAATCTCCAGAGTTTGATATTTATCCTCGCTGCCTTCAATTTTGCGCGTGTCGTAGCTCATTTTAAACGAAGTGAGCGCTATGTTCCTCGGAACCAGTTGGCTGAATGCCTTTAAATGATTTACTGCGTTTAGATTAAGACCCAGCAGCATGTCAGCGTGCGACTGCCTCAACACATTCAGTTTTTTTAACTCACGCTGTAGAGATAGAAATTTCTCCCTTCGCGGTTTAACCCTATCATACTCTGTGCTGATTTCTATAAATTCCTGTTGGATTCTTTTAAATTGCTGGCCGACGTTTTGTGATAGCAACGCCATTAGCAAAATCATAATTGAGAACCCGTAACGAGCAACTCTTTTGAGATACTGAAAAGCGTGAGACCCCCTCAACTCCGCAGGCAGCAGATTAAACTCTTTTTGCCTATCCAGCGCAAGTCCAATCGGCACGGCAAATCTAGGTCCCATCTTGTGCCACTCGGGCTTTTGTTTCAACTTCTTGAAAGAGACAAATTTGAAAGGATTCAGCACTTCAATCTCCAGATTTAACTCCAGCGAGAGCCGGGAAATCATATTTTTCATCAAAGCGCCGCCGCCAGTCAAATAGAGGCATTCAAGAGCGTCGACCTCGAACTTCTCCTTAAAAAACTCAATCGTGCGTTGAATTTCGCTGACAAGTTTTTCCAGAACGGGTCCCATTAAAGCAGAGACTTCCTTTAGAGGAATTCCATCCTTCGTCGTGCCGTCTTCCGATTCATCCGGGAACCCGTACTTGCGTTTAATACTTTCAGCTCTTTTGGCATCCAGAGTGATTTCCGCTCCGCTCACAAAAATTGCTCCGGTCAAAGCCTCCGTAAAGTCGCCCGCACCGGTAGAAATTTGCCTGGCGAATTCTAGCAGACCATTTTTTATAAAGATGATGTGGCTGGAGTTCGCGCCAATATCGATCAATCCGAAACATTTCCGAGGTTCTTTTTTTAAAGTTTCCTTACACAAATTCCAAAGCGCGATCGGAACGGTGGAAACTTTTGAAGGAACGATTTGGGCATCTTCGAGCATCTCAATATGACTTGAAACCAAATCTTTTTGGGCGGCGACCACAAAAATATCCAGTTTCTCATCAGATTTATCTTTCTTGTCAATCTGTTTGTATGCAAATACAGTTGACTCAACCGGAAACGGCAAATCCTTGCGGCAAGCCCACGGCACAGCTTTCGCCAATTCCTTTTGTGCCGTCTTCGGCACTTTGATATTTTTAAATAAAACCTTAAGGCCATAAACAGCGGATGTAATCAATGTATTCTTGAACCGCCGGTTTTGTAAATTTTTCTGCAAAGTTTCGGACAAGAGCCGGTTTTTTTGACTGTCGTCCATCTCTGTTGGAGAGTCAGGAACTGGATAGCTGCCGAAGTTAATGCCTTGCAGTCCGCGAACCGTTTTCTTTAGCTGTGCATACTTAACAGAATGCATGCCAATATCAAGGCCGATCAAACTGCTGGTTTCGATCAAAGCGGAGAGCGGAATCGAGGTCTTTAATGCGCTTTGCTTTTTGGGTTTCGGTTTCGGCTGCGGCTTCTCCGCTTTTCGAAAAGGCTTGTCTTTCTGGGAAGCTTTCTGGGCAATAAAATCCTGCAGGACAGATTTCTTAGAAAGAACCAACGGAGCATCAACCTTCTGCACAATTGGCTTCTCGTCCTTTTCCGGCTTTACTTCACTCTGTTCCTCAAGTAAATTTTCTTGAATATCGGATTCATGTTTTGCATCCTCTGCCGCTTGTTCAGGCTCACTTTCAGGTTGTACTTCAGGTTCAATTAAAAAACTCAATGTTTCTTCCGCATTCTCTTCAGCAGAATCTTCTACCGTATTTTCTGGTGGCGTTTCGTCTTCATTGCCTGACAACTGGCTGTCGTCTAAATTCTCTTCAGCAGAATCTTCTACCGTATTTTCTGGTGGCGTTTCGTCTTCATTGCCTGACAATTGGCTGTCGTCTAAATTCTCTTCAGGCTCTTCCGAGGAAGGTTCTAAAATAAAAGGCTGCTCCTGGTGAGAACTTTGTTCGAGGGCTCCCAGAGGTTCTGAAAAATCAGCGGTTTCCTCACTTTCTTCAGAAACCGGCGGCTCTTCCTTAAACTCTGGCAAGATGAGAGCATCACTAATATCGAATTCTAACTCTTCTGGCTGTCCTTCCGTGGTTTGAGAGGTGGGTTCAATTACTTCTTGCCGGACCGGTCCTTCATCAGTCGCAGACTCTTCCTTTTCGGCTATTTCCTCAGAAAAAAGACCCGACTCCAAATCCGGCAGCCCTTCCTGTGGTTCAAAGTCATCGGAAGAAAGGTTGCCAGGCAACTCAAAGTTCTGATCTTCGGGTCGACCCTGACCAGGACGTTTCTTTTCATTGATTAGAAAGTCTATATCTGCTTTTTTGGGTTTCATAATCAAAATGACAATTCAAACGGATTGCCCGGCTATTTTGGCTGCGGGTGAGCGCTGGCTTATCAAGCACTAGAGGAATTCCAGAGGTCTCGTCGAAAGTGGCAACATAAAGAACGAATCCTTTGGCTTCGCTCAAGATGAGGGGAATTACTCTTCATAGTGAGCGAGTCTTGAATTACTCTTGCCTCAGGCTCTTTCGGCCAGGCCCCTAGCTGTGGATAGAAACTGGTTGAGCCAACAAATTCACCGGTCCGGTTTTTTATAATACTGAATATTCCTGAAAAATAACTTTTAAAAAATGGAACATTGGGTTCACATGTCACTGTGATTGCCAAATAACCTTATCTGGTATATCATTTAAGGTATCGGCAGGAAATCTNNNNNNNNNNGAAGTCCAGAGGTCGCGTCGAAAGTAGCATCATAAAGAACGAATCTTCGACTTGGAATTACTCTTTAATAGTGAGCGGAGTAGAACCATGGGCTAGTGTGGCTTTAGGCACTTTTCGGCCAGACCTCTGGCAGCGGATGGTAATTTATTTTGAGCCAACAAAGTCACCGGTCCGGTTTTTATAACTGAACACCCTAAAACTAATGGGACATTCGGTTCACACGTCACTGTGCTTGTCAAATAACCTTATCTGGCATATCGCTTAAGGTATCGGCAGGAAATCTGAAGTATTAAGCGACAATTTACCGTTGGAAAGTTTTTTTAAATAATGGTTTACTTCAAATTCGGCGGGCACTTCCAAACCGAGGTTTTTGAGCTCCTCGACTTTTTGGAAAACTTCGGCGGGCTTGTCATCCATAACGATTTGCCCCTGGTTTAAGACCAGCAGGCGATCAAACGTAAGTGTTTCTTCCGGATATTGGGTGATGAATATTGTGGAGATTTGGCAGTGATTTTCTGCGGTTTGATTTTTTTTATGAAATTCGGAAATGAGGGAAAGCAGTGCTTTCCGGCTGGCGAGATCCAGCAAAGAAGTCGGCTCGTCGAAAATGATGTACTTGGGAGACATGGCCATGACTGAGGCCAGCGCCAGACGCTGCATTTCGCCGCCTGAAAGCAGGTGCGGCGGATGATTGCGGTATTTTTGCAGATCGAACTGTTCAAGCATTTTATCCACAGTTTCGTGCATTCGCTCATAATTGATGCCCAAATTTTCCAGACCAAAGGCGATCTCCCGTTCGACAGTTGTGGAGACAATCTGATTCTCAGGGTTCTGGAAAACCATGCCCACCAAGCGTCGTATTTCGGAAATTTTGGCAGCTTCATTTGTGTTCATGTCGTCTACCAAAACTTCGCCTTCGGTGGGCAGAAGCAGGCCGTTTAAACACCGGGCTAAAGTCGTCTTGCCGGCGCCGTTCGGTCCCATCAACCCAAGGGACTCACCTTCTCGAATAGTCAGGTCGATGCCGTCCAGCACGCGATTTTTTTCTTCGCCGTTTGTGTATTCGAAAACTAGGTTTGAAATTCTAATCATGCTTATTTTAAAAAAAGATGATTAAGTCGCAAAATTTAAATTTGAATACGTACTCTTAAATAGAAAGAATGAAATTTTAATCAAAGGATTTTTAAAAAAAACGCGACCTACTGACCCAGCAACTGTACAACCAGGCTGCGATTTCTTGAACGATTATCGAAATCGATCAGGACGATCTGCTGCCACGTGCCGAGAATGAGATCGCCATCTTTAAACGGGACGCTAAAGAAAGGCCCAAGCATTGCCGCGCGAACATGAGCGTAACCGTTGCCGTCGCCCCAGGTTGCATCGTGGTGATAGGTAACACCGGTGGGTGCAAATTTTTCAAATGCTTCGGGGATGTCTTTCAACAAGCCGGGTTCATATTCAATGGATGTTATGCCGGCAGTAGAACCGGCAACAAAAACCGTCAAACTGCCTTCTGAGAGTCCTGAATTTTTCAAAACGGCGTCGACTTGCTGAGTAATGTCGATGATATCAGTGTGGCCTTTCGTTGAAAGTTCGATTGAATCGGTAATTATTTTCATGCTATTCCCTGTTTGAAAGTAGGGGCACACTGCAGTGTGCCCCTACTACAATAATCAATCAATTTAAACGTTGGGATCAAAATTCGTCATTTGCCAAAATTCATAGAAACGTTTTCGAATCTCTTCTTCGGTCAAATTCTCTAATCGTTCCAAACTAAATTTTTCTACACAGAAAGAGGCCATGGTGCTGCCAAACACAACTGCCCGCTTTAAGTTATCAATCGAAATGTCGTCACTTTTGGCCATATAGCCCATAAAACCGCCCGCAAATGTATCTCCTGCCCCGGTTGGATCGTAAATAAATTCCAATGGATAAGCGGGCGCCCAGAAAAACGAGTCCTGGGTTATCAAAAGAGCTCCATGCTCACCTTTTTTGATGATGAGAGTTTTGGGGCCCATCTCCTGAACAATTTTAGATGATTTAACCAGATTAGCTTCGTAGGCCAACTGCCGCACTTCAGAGTCATTAACAATCAGAACATCGACATGTTTCAGCGTTTCACGAAGCGCAGGCAGATCCCCGCCAATCCAGTAGTTCATGGTATCCAGAGCAACTAATTTGGGTGATTGAATCTGCTTCAGTACATCCATTTGCAGATCCGGACCGATATTAGCCAGAAAAATGTATTCGCTGTTTTTATAAGAATTGGGAATTTTAGGTTCAAATTTCTCAAATACATTCAGGTGGGTAAACAGAGTGTCCCGATCATTTAAATCAAAACCGTACTTTCCACCCCAGCGAAAAGTTTTCCCGTCTGCAACTTCTAATCCGCTAAAATCTACATTTTTCTTTTTTAAGAATTCAATTTTCTCTTTAGGAAAATCATCTCCGACTACAGCGACCAAATTTACCGGCGCAAAATACGAGGCGGCGGCGCTAAAATAGATTGCTGAGCCTCCTAAGGCATCTTCAACGGTCCCAAATGGCGTCTCGACTGTATCCAGAGCAGCCGACCCAACAACAAGGATACTCATATGTTGTCTTCCTTAAATTATCAATTTTTCAATTATGGCGGGGATTTTCTAAACCTTCGAAAACCATGAAGATTTTAGTAAAGTTAGCCACCCCACTTTACATCCGTTCCGGTGCTGAAATCCCCAAAAGTTTGAACGCATTCGCCAGAACAATTCGAGTGCATTTGATTAAAACCAACCGCGCACCTGTCAACGCTTTGTTTTCCGTTACGACCCGTTGGTGATGATAAAAGCGATGAAACGCAGCTGCTAATTCCTGTAAGTAATTTGGAATTCTATGCGGCTCCAAAAATTTTGCTGCCTTCGAAACAATATCCGGAAATTCCAGAAGCTTTTTTATTAAAGCCAGTTCTTCTTCTTGTTCAAGTAAGTTTAAATTTGCATGATCCGGTAACTTGAAACCCTGTTCTTCGGCGTGTTTAATAATATTGCAAATTCGTGCATGGGCATATTGCACGTAGAAAACCGGGTTTTCCTCAGATGTGTTTTTGGCTAAATCCATGTCGAAATCGAGTGGACTTTGGCTGCGCCGCGCTACAAAAAAGAAGCGCGCCACATCAACACCTACCTCCTCGATCAGCTCTTTCATCTCGATGATTTTGCCGGCGCGTTTGGACATTTTAACCACTTCACCTTTTTCGAAAAGATTTACCTGCTGAATAATGTTGACCTCAAAGCTGCTTTCCGGATAACCGAGGGCACTCAGTGCGGCTTTCATCCTTGGGATATATCCGTGATGATCAGGTCCCCAGAGATCATAAAGTTTTTCAAAGCCGCGTTGATATTTGTCGGCATGATAAGAGATATCGACCAAAAAATAAGTAGGCTCGCCCTCACCGGTCACCAAAACACGATCTTTTTCATCACCAAACTCGGAAGAGTTAAACCATTTCGCGCCATCTTTTTCATAAACGTAGCCATTTTGAGACAGGCTTTCCAAAACCTTTAAGTGAACGTTCTTTGTTCGCAAATCACCTTCACGGAACCAAATATCAAAATCAACCCGGTAATCGGAAAGTGTCTTTTTTTGCTCCACCAAAATCTTTTCCAAAGCCAGTTCCGAAAACTCCTGCCATCTTTGATTTTGCTCCTTTGACACAAATTTATCCCCGTGCTCCGTGTGAATTTCTTTCGCAATGTCCCGAATGTAATCGCCGTGGTACCCTTCTTCCGGGAAAGGTTCCTCTTGCCCCAGTAATTCCATGTAACGCGCACTCACCGACTTGCCCAAAAGTCTTATTTGCCGGCCGGCATCGTTGACGTAGTATTCTCTTTTCGCATCAAACCCGACTGCGTTAAATAAATTCACCAGCACATCTCCAACAGTCGCAGCCCGTGCACTCACAACGTTCAACGGTCCGGTCGGATTAGCGCTGACAAATTCAATCTGTACCTTTTTTTGCGCGCCCCAATCACTGCAGCCGAATTTATCCGCTGCTTTGATTATCGTGTTTAAAGACTCACCCAAATATTTATTTTCGAGATGAAAGTTAATAAACCCTGCACCGGCAATTTCTGTTTTTGACACAACCTTTGAATCTAAGTCTAATTCTTCCAGCAATTCGGCGGCAATCTCTCTCGGATTTCG from the candidate division KSB1 bacterium genome contains:
- a CDS encoding arginine--tRNA ligase, with protein sequence MSEQEYLIITLSKALESKGFASSGELEITLERPKNPEHGDFATNVAMLLASKLKRNPREIAAELLEELDLDSKVVSKTEIAGAGFINFHLENKYLGESLNTIIKAADKFGCSDWGAQKKVQIEFVSANPTGPLNVVSARAATVGDVLVNLFNAVGFDAKREYYVNDAGRQIRLLGKSVSARYMELLGQEEPFPEEGYHGDYIRDIAKEIHTEHGDKFVSKEQNQRWQEFSELALEKILVEQKKTLSDYRVDFDIWFREGDLRTKNVHLKVLESLSQNGYVYEKDGAKWFNSSEFGDEKDRVLVTGEGEPTYFLVDISYHADKYQRGFEKLYDLWGPDHHGYIPRMKAALSALGYPESSFEVNIIQQVNLFEKGEVVKMSKRAGKIIEMKELIEEVGVDVARFFFVARRSQSPLDFDMDLAKNTSEENPVFYVQYAHARICNIIKHAEEQGFKLPDHANLNLLEQEEELALIKKLLEFPDIVSKAAKFLEPHRIPNYLQELAAAFHRFYHHQRVVTENKALTGARLVLIKCTRIVLANAFKLLGISAPERM
- the pilO gene encoding type 4a pilus biogenesis protein PilO, with product MTETLKTALIASALLIALCLGWFFFLYQPKTSRLETVKKETQDLIFKVKSIRVTNAEVIALGKQVESIKNDIKLTQEKIIFKHDLPAAIKKIKNSGSKFGLKFQQIIPDYPSLINSKEKEQEANAGLLRLTVHFKLQGYYKSFGKFLSSLDKLPFYMSLGEVTIVYNDNIHPQVEILFDGVLFLYDKSNSEI
- a CDS encoding ATP-binding cassette domain-containing protein — encoded protein: MIRISNLVFEYTNGEEKNRVLDGIDLTIREGESLGLMGPNGAGKTTLARCLNGLLLPTEGEVLVDDMNTNEAAKISEIRRLVGMVFQNPENQIVSTTVEREIAFGLENLGINYERMHETVDKMLEQFDLQKYRNHPPHLLSGGEMQRLALASVMAMSPKYIIFDEPTSLLDLASRKALLSLISEFHKKNQTAENHCQISTIFITQYPEETLTFDRLLVLNQGQIVMDDKPAEVFQKVEELKNLGLEVPAEFEVNHYLKKLSNGKLSLNTSDFLPIP
- a CDS encoding YjbQ family protein, with translation MKIITDSIELSTKGHTDIIDITQQVDAVLKNSGLSEGSLTVFVAGSTAGITSIEYEPGLLKDIPEAFEKFAPTGVTYHHDATWGDGNGYAHVRAAMLGPFFSVPFKDGDLILGTWQQIVLIDFDNRSRNRSLVVQLLGQ
- a CDS encoding sugar kinase, whose amino-acid sequence is MSILVVGSAALDTVETPFGTVEDALGGSAIYFSAAASYFAPVNLVAVVGDDFPKEKIEFLKKKNVDFSGLEVADGKTFRWGGKYGFDLNDRDTLFTHLNVFEKFEPKIPNSYKNSEYIFLANIGPDLQMDVLKQIQSPKLVALDTMNYWIGGDLPALRETLKHVDVLIVNDSEVRQLAYEANLVKSSKIVQEMGPKTLIIKKGEHGALLITQDSFFWAPAYPLEFIYDPTGAGDTFAGGFMGYMAKSDDISIDNLKRAVVFGSTMASFCVEKFSLERLENLTEEEIRKRFYEFWQMTNFDPNV
- the pilM gene encoding type IV pilus assembly protein PilM, which translates into the protein MKPKKADIDFLINEKKRPGQGRPEDQNFELPGNLSSDDFEPQEGLPDLESGLFSEEIAEKEESATDEGPVRQEVIEPTSQTTEGQPEELEFDISDALILPEFKEEPPVSEESEETADFSEPLGALEQSSHQEQPFILEPSSEEPEENLDDSQLSGNEDETPPENTVEDSAEENLDDSQLSGNEDETPPENTVEDSAEENAEETLSFLIEPEVQPESEPEQAAEDAKHESDIQENLLEEQSEVKPEKDEKPIVQKVDAPLVLSKKSVLQDFIAQKASQKDKPFRKAEKPQPKPKPKKQSALKTSIPLSALIETSSLIGLDIGMHSVKYAQLKKTVRGLQGINFGSYPVPDSPTEMDDSQKNRLLSETLQKNLQNRRFKNTLITSAVYGLKVLFKNIKVPKTAQKELAKAVPWACRKDLPFPVESTVFAYKQIDKKDKSDEKLDIFVVAAQKDLVSSHIEMLEDAQIVPSKVSTVPIALWNLCKETLKKEPRKCFGLIDIGANSSHIIFIKNGLLEFARQISTGAGDFTEALTGAIFVSGAEITLDAKRAESIKRKYGFPDESEDGTTKDGIPLKEVSALMGPVLEKLVSEIQRTIEFFKEKFEVDALECLYLTGGGALMKNMISRLSLELNLEIEVLNPFKFVSFKKLKQKPEWHKMGPRFAVPIGLALDRQKEFNLLPAELRGSHAFQYLKRVARYGFSIMILLMALLSQNVGQQFKRIQQEFIEISTEYDRVKPRREKFLSLQRELKKLNVLRQSHADMLLGLNLNAVNHLKAFSQLVPRNIALTSFKMSYDTRKIEGSEDKYQTLEILRITGVAFENNSMEGVNLAKFLLDLEKSDYFYAIDLKSQKIREDGGLEFSIEFEI